A window of Zingiber officinale cultivar Zhangliang unplaced genomic scaffold, Zo_v1.1 ctg147, whole genome shotgun sequence contains these coding sequences:
- the LOC122036366 gene encoding alpha-humulene synthase-like, with product MEKQSTTPVSSNEDIVIRKTSKYHSSIWGDYFIHHTTSPALTEVSVRAEELKEQIKNLFQETSDILQIMNLIDAIQLLGLDYHFVKEIDAALSLISKHDAKNYELYETSLWFRLLRQHGFYVPADVFNKFKDEEGNFMSTLNEDVKGLLSLYNAAYLRIHGEHILDEAILFTKNRLASLLEELKQPLVILVYLFLETPLCQRNKQLLARKYIPIYQAEERRNEAVLEFAKLDFNLLQSLHQEELKKISIWWNDLALAKSLNFARDRIVECYYWIHNVHFEPHYSRARLICTKVISLVSLMDDIYDNYSTLQESQLLTEAIQRWEPQAIDEVPEYLKDFYLKLLRTFKEFENELESDEKYRISFLQDEIKALSRSYFIEAKWGIEKYVPTLEEHLSNSLDTTGYRFLICASYVGMDQVASKEVFEWVASFPKIIKASSMICRLMDDVTSHELEQQREHAASTVECYMKEFATDEKEAYKNLMEMVEDAWKDHNKECLNPTQVPRLLIEKIVNFSRVIEEFYKYTDTYTDSKTTMKDNVNMLLVESILI from the exons ATGGAGAAGCAATCAACCACCCCGGTTAGTAGCAATGAAGATATAGTAATTcgtaaaacatcaaaatatcattCGAGTATTTGGGGCGATTATTTCATCCACCACACTACTTCTCCTGCTCTCACAGAG GTGTCGGTTAGAGCGGAAGAGCTAAAGGAGCAAATAAAGAACTTGTTTCAAGAAACTAGTGACATATTGCAAATTATGAATTTGATCGATGCAATTCAGTTGCTCGGATTGGATTATCACTTTGTGAAAGAAATAGATGCGGCGCTAAGTTTAATTTCTAAGCATGATGCTAAGAACTATGAACTTTATGAAACTTCTCTCTGGTTTCGATTACTTAGGCAACATGGTTTTTATGTGCCTGCAG ATGTTTTTAACAAGTTCAAGGATGAGGAAGGAAACTTCATGTCAACTTTGAATGAAGATGTGAAGGGATTATTAAGCTTATACAATGCAGCTTACCTTAGAATACATGGGGAGCATATACTTGATGAAGCCATATTGTTTACAAAGAATAGACTTGCATCGTTGTTGGAGGAACTTAAACAACCTTTAGTGATATTGGTGTATCTTTTCCTTGAAACACCACTATGCCAGAGAAATAAACAGCTCTTGGCAAGAAAATATATCCCTATTTATCAAGCGGAGGAAAGGCGAAATGAAGCAGTATTAGAGTTTGCAAAGTTGGATTTTAATCTGCTACAATCTCTTCACCAAGAGGAACTAAAGAAAATTTCAAT ATGGTGGAATGATCTAGCTCTTGCTAAATCACTAAACTTTGCCCGTGATCGAATTGTGGAATGTTATTATTGGATACATAATGTGCACTTTGAGCCTCACTATTCTCGTGCAAGATTAATTTGTACCAAGGTTATTTCATTGGTGTCACTTATGGATGACATATATGATAATTATAGCACATTACAAGAAAGTCAACTATTAACTGAGGCAATTCAAAG GTGGGAACCTCAAGCCATTGATGAAGTACCAGAATACTTAAAGGATTTCTATCTCAAGTTACTAAGGACTTTCAAGGAATTTGAAAATGAATTAGAAAGTGATGAGAAATACCGCATATCATTTCTTCAAGATGAG ATAAAAGCTTTATCAAGGTCTTACTTCATAGAAGCCAAATGGGGCATTGAAAAATATGTGCCCACACTAGAGGAACATCTAAGTAACTCACTAGACACCACTGGATATCGTTTTCTTATATGTGCCTCTTATGTAGGCATGGATCAGGTGGCATCAAAGGAGGTATTTGAGTGGGTTGCCAGCTTCCCCAAAATCATCAAAGCCAGCTCTATGATTTGTAGACTCATGGATGATGTAACTTCACATGAG CTTGAGCAACAAAGAGAACATGCAGCTTCAACTGTAGAATGTTATATGAAAGAGTTTGCCACAGATGAAAAAGAGGCTTACAAGAATCTTATGGAGATGGTGGAGGATGCATGGAAGGATCACAACAAAGAATGCCTCAATCCAACACAAGTACCTCGACTTTTAATTGAAAAAATAGTAAACTTTTCAAGAGTAATAGAAGAATTTTACAAGTACACTGACACATACACCGATTCCAAAACTACAATGAAAGATAATGTCAATATGTTGTTGGTTGAATCTATTCTTATTTAA